From a region of the Rhinatrema bivittatum chromosome 15, aRhiBiv1.1, whole genome shotgun sequence genome:
- the CD2 gene encoding T-cell surface antigen CD2 isoform X2: MRKSLKKSLAMKCHIRLLTKFLAVSLWLLTGATDQANTVYGELNGTVLLGFSDKFESISSVEWRSSNIRIGKLQSSEVSCGISNEPRCQIFANGTLWIHRLMKEDERAYTVDIYANNGKHLKEYKFHVVVLEPLSAPRINWTCRTSDIRLWCAVDFDPRDKPEMNLFLKDDLLSRPATQIGNSAMNMTKSVSKTSSGMSFKCVVQNKFGAKSTQTNIQCTSKAAVTEFDLILILSVAGGAILFVIFLSLLIYCLRRRKQPKCNPEEEAELSTMKPAPRRSHRQLPEPPRQLPEPPVEPLDQPQREKQPKPRRQIKQHEQRRPPVQKPQPLPPQRGPQKQRDPRPRPRAQQKPLDYYVEQN; encoded by the exons GTGCCACGGACCAAGCCAACACTGTTTATGGAGAATTAAATGGTACAGTGCTCCTGGGCTTTTCAGACAAGTTTGAAAGTATTTCAAGTGTTGAATGGAGGAGTTCAAATATTCGAATTGGTAAACTGCAAAGTTCTGAAGTATCGTGCGGTATCTCCAATGAACCGAGGTGTCAGATATTTGCTAACGGGACTCTCTGGATACATCGGTTGATGAAAGAAGATGAAAGAGCATACACTGTGGACATTTACGCTAACAACGGAAAGCACCTAAAGGAATATAAGTTCCACGTGGTAGTGCTCG AACCTTTATCTGCGCCAAGAATCAACTGGACATGCAGGACAAGCGATATCCGGCTCTGGTGCGCGGTGGACTTTGACCCCAGGGACAAGCCAGAGATGAATTTGTTCCTGAAAGATGACTTATTGAGTCGTCCTGCTACGCAGATTGGGAACTCCGCCATGAACATGACCAAAAGCGTATCGAAAACAAGTTCCGGGATGAGTTTCAAGTGCGTCGTCCAGAACAAATTTGGTGCAAAAAGCACGCAGACGAACATTCAGTGCACTTCTAAAGCAGCAG tTACAGAGTTCGACTTGATCCTTATTCTGAGCGTTGCCGGTGGAGCAATTTTATTTGTTATCTTCTTGAGTTTGTTAATTTATTGCTTGAGGAGACGAAAGCAGCCGAAGTGCAACCCTG AAGAGGAAGCGGAGCTATCAACCATGAAACCCGCTCCCAGAAGAAGCCACCGCCAGCTTCCCGAGCCTCCCCGCCAGCTTCCCGAGCCTCCGGTCGAGCCTCTGGACCAGCCGCAGCGAGAAAAGCAGCCGAAGCCCCGGAGGCAGATAAAGCAGCATGAGCAGCGCCGGCCGCCCGTGCAGAAACCGCAGCCACTCCCGCCCCAACGGGGCCCTCAGAAGCAACGGGACCCAAGGCCCCGGCCCCGCGCGCAGCAGAAGCCGCTGGATTACTACGTGGAGCAGAACTGA
- the CD2 gene encoding T-cell surface antigen CD2 isoform X3, whose amino-acid sequence MGRTIPPTIWGATDQANTVYGELNGTVLLGFSDKFESISSVEWRSSNIRIGKLQSSEVSCGISNEPRCQIFANGTLWIHRLMKEDERAYTVDIYANNGKHLKEYKFHVVVLEPLSAPRINWTCRTSDIRLWCAVDFDPRDKPEMNLFLKDDLLSRPATQIGNSAMNMTKSVSKTSSGMSFKCVVQNKFGAKSTQTNIQCTSKAAVTEFDLILILSVAGGAILFVIFLSLLIYCLRRRKQPKCNPAEEEAELSTMKPAPRRSHRQLPEPPRQLPEPPVEPLDQPQREKQPKPRRQIKQHEQRRPPVQKPQPLPPQRGPQKQRDPRPRPRAQQKPLDYYVEQN is encoded by the exons GTGCCACGGACCAAGCCAACACTGTTTATGGAGAATTAAATGGTACAGTGCTCCTGGGCTTTTCAGACAAGTTTGAAAGTATTTCAAGTGTTGAATGGAGGAGTTCAAATATTCGAATTGGTAAACTGCAAAGTTCTGAAGTATCGTGCGGTATCTCCAATGAACCGAGGTGTCAGATATTTGCTAACGGGACTCTCTGGATACATCGGTTGATGAAAGAAGATGAAAGAGCATACACTGTGGACATTTACGCTAACAACGGAAAGCACCTAAAGGAATATAAGTTCCACGTGGTAGTGCTCG AACCTTTATCTGCGCCAAGAATCAACTGGACATGCAGGACAAGCGATATCCGGCTCTGGTGCGCGGTGGACTTTGACCCCAGGGACAAGCCAGAGATGAATTTGTTCCTGAAAGATGACTTATTGAGTCGTCCTGCTACGCAGATTGGGAACTCCGCCATGAACATGACCAAAAGCGTATCGAAAACAAGTTCCGGGATGAGTTTCAAGTGCGTCGTCCAGAACAAATTTGGTGCAAAAAGCACGCAGACGAACATTCAGTGCACTTCTAAAGCAGCAG tTACAGAGTTCGACTTGATCCTTATTCTGAGCGTTGCCGGTGGAGCAATTTTATTTGTTATCTTCTTGAGTTTGTTAATTTATTGCTTGAGGAGACGAAAGCAGCCGAAGTGCAACCCTG CAGAAGAGGAAGCGGAGCTATCAACCATGAAACCCGCTCCCAGAAGAAGCCACCGCCAGCTTCCCGAGCCTCCCCGCCAGCTTCCCGAGCCTCCGGTCGAGCCTCTGGACCAGCCGCAGCGAGAAAAGCAGCCGAAGCCCCGGAGGCAGATAAAGCAGCATGAGCAGCGCCGGCCGCCCGTGCAGAAACCGCAGCCACTCCCGCCCCAACGGGGCCCTCAGAAGCAACGGGACCCAAGGCCCCGGCCCCGCGCGCAGCAGAAGCCGCTGGATTACTACGTGGAGCAGAACTGA
- the CD2 gene encoding T-cell surface antigen CD2 isoform X1: MRKSLKKSLAMKCHIRLLTKFLAVSLWLLTGATDQANTVYGELNGTVLLGFSDKFESISSVEWRSSNIRIGKLQSSEVSCGISNEPRCQIFANGTLWIHRLMKEDERAYTVDIYANNGKHLKEYKFHVVVLEPLSAPRINWTCRTSDIRLWCAVDFDPRDKPEMNLFLKDDLLSRPATQIGNSAMNMTKSVSKTSSGMSFKCVVQNKFGAKSTQTNIQCTSKAAVTEFDLILILSVAGGAILFVIFLSLLIYCLRRRKQPKCNPAEEEAELSTMKPAPRRSHRQLPEPPRQLPEPPVEPLDQPQREKQPKPRRQIKQHEQRRPPVQKPQPLPPQRGPQKQRDPRPRPRAQQKPLDYYVEQN, encoded by the exons GTGCCACGGACCAAGCCAACACTGTTTATGGAGAATTAAATGGTACAGTGCTCCTGGGCTTTTCAGACAAGTTTGAAAGTATTTCAAGTGTTGAATGGAGGAGTTCAAATATTCGAATTGGTAAACTGCAAAGTTCTGAAGTATCGTGCGGTATCTCCAATGAACCGAGGTGTCAGATATTTGCTAACGGGACTCTCTGGATACATCGGTTGATGAAAGAAGATGAAAGAGCATACACTGTGGACATTTACGCTAACAACGGAAAGCACCTAAAGGAATATAAGTTCCACGTGGTAGTGCTCG AACCTTTATCTGCGCCAAGAATCAACTGGACATGCAGGACAAGCGATATCCGGCTCTGGTGCGCGGTGGACTTTGACCCCAGGGACAAGCCAGAGATGAATTTGTTCCTGAAAGATGACTTATTGAGTCGTCCTGCTACGCAGATTGGGAACTCCGCCATGAACATGACCAAAAGCGTATCGAAAACAAGTTCCGGGATGAGTTTCAAGTGCGTCGTCCAGAACAAATTTGGTGCAAAAAGCACGCAGACGAACATTCAGTGCACTTCTAAAGCAGCAG tTACAGAGTTCGACTTGATCCTTATTCTGAGCGTTGCCGGTGGAGCAATTTTATTTGTTATCTTCTTGAGTTTGTTAATTTATTGCTTGAGGAGACGAAAGCAGCCGAAGTGCAACCCTG CAGAAGAGGAAGCGGAGCTATCAACCATGAAACCCGCTCCCAGAAGAAGCCACCGCCAGCTTCCCGAGCCTCCCCGCCAGCTTCCCGAGCCTCCGGTCGAGCCTCTGGACCAGCCGCAGCGAGAAAAGCAGCCGAAGCCCCGGAGGCAGATAAAGCAGCATGAGCAGCGCCGGCCGCCCGTGCAGAAACCGCAGCCACTCCCGCCCCAACGGGGCCCTCAGAAGCAACGGGACCCAAGGCCCCGGCCCCGCGCGCAGCAGAAGCCGCTGGATTACTACGTGGAGCAGAACTGA